In Penicillium psychrofluorescens genome assembly, chromosome: 5, a single window of DNA contains:
- a CDS encoding uncharacterized protein (ID:PFLUO_008371-T1.cds;~source:funannotate), with protein MSNHPPERPWSEDEKYTLLTEILKKAGIPSSHLVRMIRDFQITPSWGDIPLPPGRSLNASQMAFWNMCQQPAQPPSLPAAPYPPRPEMPGRPAAPIDLGTARKRPLFPADKPILAPRAIQPRPPVSSAASYSSESGASAAQVSPRLETTASATGEPPRKRGRPSKAETERRKAAAEARGETYPPPRSSGSGRLKIPPSPTSPAVGASRMTMSTAPAAPQEPRPFDVSTAGPGGGAPASGPDDRRDMPIMGSRELPRPTEMCHTLPSPRTLQPAPRDPFPRINSTSFSHDRFSPPDNSSRHDSRTDPPPPPPPPPGRERQLSTTPAEKHPR; from the exons ATGTCGAATCATCCACCCGAACGGCCCTGGTCCGAGGACGAGAAGTACACGCTGCTCACCGAGATCCTCAAGAAAGCGGGCATTCCCTCGAGTCATCTGGTCCGGATGATCAGGGACTTTCAGATTACTCCCAGTTGGGGAGACATCCCACTGCCGCCAG GTCGCTCCCTCAACGCCTCCCAAATGGCCTTCTGGAATATGTGCCAGCAGCCCGCTCAGCCGCCGTCCCTCCCAGCAGCACCTTACCCACCACGCCCTGAGATGCCCGGCCGGCCAGCGGCCCCAATTGACCTCGGCACCGCGCGCAAACGGCCGCTGTTCCCAGCAGACAAACCCATTCTGGCACCACGTGCAATTCAACCCCGGCCGCCGGTCAGTAGCGCCGCCTCGTACAGTAGTGAGAGCGGCGCGTCGGCTGCACAAGTCTCTCCGCGATTGGAGACCACGGCATCTGCCACGGGGGAACCTCCCAGGAAACGCGGCCGTCCGAGCAAGGCAGAGACGGAACGGCGGAAAGCCGCTGCCGAGGCTCGCGGTGAGACATATCCTCCGCCGCGGAGCTCAGGGTCTGGCAGATTGAAGATTCCTCCATCGCCCACGAGCCCCGCGGTGGGTGCTTCTAGGATGACCATGTCGAcggctccagcagcgccgcaagAACCGAGACCGTTTGATGTTTCCACTgcaggccctggaggaggagctccCGCCTCAGGACCTGATGACCGTCGGGACATGCCCATCATGGGCTCACGAGAGCTACCTCGGCCGACAGAGATGTGCCACACGCTTCCCTCGCCGCGAACCCTCCAACCCGCCCCGAGAGATCCATTCCCTCGCATCAACAGCACCTCATTCTCGCATGACCGGTTCTCTCCGCCAGACAACAGCAGTCGACACGACTCGCGAACTGatccacccccaccaccacctccccctccaGGACGAGAAAGGCAATTGAGCACGACTCCAGCTGAGAAACACCCGCGATGA
- a CDS encoding uncharacterized protein (ID:PFLUO_008372-T1.cds;~source:funannotate): MADHELLPDGPTQLDEISPPNRANTSPSYESPQRHRQRNPRTRRPVKETLNARSEYTTSQDDGTAEHRINQYVIRQEIGRGSFGAVHLAVDQFGNEYAVKEFSKSRLRKRAQSHLLRRPRGPRRPSAGFNSPLRRFPSGDDAAQGENSLYLIKEEIAIMKKLDHHNLVSLIEVLDDPSEDSLYMVMEMCKKGVIMKVGLDDQADPYDDERCRCWFRDLILGIEYLHSQGIVHRDIKPDNCLLTNDDVLKVVDFGVSEMFEKNSDMFTGKSAGSPAFLPPELCVAKHGDVSGKAADIWSMGVTLYCIRYGKLPFEKESIFELYESIRNDSVVYEDETDESFKGMMEQILEKDPLKRIKMRDLRDHPWVTKNGTDPLLPEEENTAQLIEPPTEEEMDSAITRNMGRLMTVVRRSLALRVGTMLNVIQMKAVTNFKHLVHPTKSESTLQSILGGDFNGQFVEPPMEMDPEEDFPAVGLQPEPNRLRAAIRHALPRHPMLSSIVDQFSTDQPPGSSGSTSGSSRPEHSPASSQRPSGVFEPERKDSGSMRSGKPWEEILRESRSSSQAASPHPALSRTSSATTTTKRSLEGTRGHARDPLEEEFPYLFIGPSSYTGPSHQEPCEMVEADDSVPIFEEPESAVDSTEAVDIPTGEQPDEFPTVSESPGAAEFDIYETAYHTELERIQRRSNTVPTVFPTRRIKDWDALMEFVKDKSVVLQIGQKIAYPSSLNPPSAFSAAANMMRDQISQKTASSEPQPQPDSAEEGDPAPREHQQQRDPPSASLFSRSVPDPEASSFEATGTSVPEAQPEGESSTARLRRLFGG; encoded by the exons ATGGCGGATCATGAGCTGCTCCCAGATGGCCCTACGCAACTAGACGAGATCTCTCCGCCAAACAGAGCGAA CACCTCGCCCTCCTATGAGAGTCCCCAGAGACATCGTCAACGAAATCCTAGGACCAGGCGTCCGGTGAAG GAAACCCTCAACGCTCGCTCGGAGTATACAACTAGCCAAGACGATGGGACGGCAGAACACCGAATCAACCAGTATGTGATCAGGCAGGAGATAGGGCGCGGGTCGTTCGGGGCGGTTCATCTGGCCGTAGACCAGTTTGGCAATGAATAT GCTGTGAAAGAATTCTCCAAGTCCCGGCTGAGAAAACGGGCACAGTCGCATCTTTTGCGACGGCCACGGGGGCCCCGGCGGCCTAGCGCCGGCTTCAATTCCCCACTGCGCCGATTTCCGTCTGGAGATGATGCCGCGCAAGGAGAGAACTCGCTGTATCtgatcaaggaagaaatcgCGATCATGAAGAAATTGGATCACCACAACCTGGTGTCGTTAATTGAGGTGCTTGATGATCCGTCAGAAGATTCGCTGTACATGGTGATGGAAATGTGCAAAAAGGGAGTGATCATGAAAGTGGGCTTGGATGACCAGGCCGATCCATACGATGACGAGCGTTGCCGATGTTGGTTTCGCGACTTGATTCTCGGCATTGAGTACCTACACTCCCAGGGCATTGTTCATCGAGATATCAAACCGGACAATTGCCTACTGACGAACGACGACGTGCTCAAGGTGGTCGACTTCGGCGTGTCGGAGATGTTTGAAAAGAACTCGGACATGTTCACGGGCAAGTCGGCGGGCTCACCCGCATTTCTCCCACCAGAACTGTGTGTCGCAAAACATGGCGATGTATCCGGAAAAGCCGCGGATATTTGGTCCATGGGTGTGACTCTGTACTGCATTCGATACGGCAAGCTGCCgtttgagaaggagagcATCTTTGAGCTGTATGAGTCGATCAGGAATGACTCGGTTGTTTACGAGGATGAGACCGATGAGAGCTTCAAGGGTATGATGGAGCAGATTCTGGAGAAAGATCCCTTGAAGCGGATCAAGATGCGGGACTTGCGG GACCATCCTTGGGTAACAAAGAACGGAACCGATCCACTActgccggaggaggagaacACAGCACAGCTTATCGAGCCTcccaccgaggaggaaatggacTCGGCCATCACGCGGAACATGGGTCGACTCATGACGGTGGTACGTCGGAGCCTCGCCTTGAGAGTTGGGACTATGCTGAATGTCATACAGATGAAAGCCGTCACGAATTTCAAACACTTGGTGCACCCGACAAAGTCAGAATCAACCCTGCAAAGTATCCTTGGAGGAGACTTTAATGGACAATTCGTCGAGCCAccgatggagatggatccgGAGGAAGATTTCCCAGCGGTGGGCCTTCAACCTGAACCGAATCGCTTGAGAGCAGCAATCCGACATGCGTTGCCACGGCATCCTATGCTGTCCAGCATCGTGGATCAGTTTAGCACAGATCAACCGCCGGGGTCTTCCGGCTCGACCAGTGGTTCATCCCGGCCAGAACACAGTCCCGCAAGCAGCCAAAGACCCAGTGGTGTGTTTGAGCCCGAACGGAAAGACTCAGGGTCGATGCGCAGCGGCAAACCCTGGGAAGAGATCCTGCGCGAatccagatcctcttccCAGGCGGCATCACCACACCCGGCATTATCACGAACCAGCTCGGCgacaaccaccaccaagcGCAGTCTGGAGGGCACTCGAGGGCACGCCCGGGATCCCCTAGAGGAAGAGTTTCCATATCTCTTCATCGGTCCATCCTCCTATACGGGCCCGTCCCACCAAGAACCATGTGAAATGGTTGAAGCGGATGACTCCGTCCCAATCTTCGAAGAACCAGAGAGCGCCGTGGACAGCACCGAAGCAGTAGACATCCCCACAGGTGAACAGCCGGACGAATTTCCGACTGTTAGCGAGTCACCAGGCGCAGCAGAGTTCGACATTTACGAAACAGCGTACCACACGGAACTCGAACGAATCCAACGCCGCAGCAACACCGTACCAACGGTGTTCCCGACACGACGAATCAAGGACTGGGACGCGCTGATGGAGTTCGTCAAAGACAAATCTGTGGTTCTGCAGATCGGACAGAAGATCGCGTACCCTTCCTCCCTTAATCCTCCCTCTGCGTTTAGTGCCGCGGCGAATATGATGAGAGATCAGATTTCTCAGAAGACTGCCTCTTCTGAGCCACAGCCGCAGCCGGACTCTGCAGAGGAAGGTGACCCAGCTCCCCGTGaacaccaacaacagcgtGACCCGCCTTCGGCGTCGCTTTTTTCACGCTCTGTTCCCGATCCGGAGGCTTCTTCTTTCGAAGCGACGGGTACATCTGTCCCTGAGGCTCAGCCGGAAGGTGAGAGTTCCACTGCGCGGCTGAGACGACTATTTGGAGGATAA
- a CDS encoding uncharacterized protein (ID:PFLUO_008373-T1.cds;~source:funannotate) codes for MPVYSFYIFDRHAECIYKRLWQPRPTSLAGKASRSGSDLVGLGQTVRSTDDDAKLVFGTVFSLRNMVRKLGGEEDNFISYTTSQYKLHYYETPTNTKFVMLTDLKSPSMRIALQQIYINLFVEYVVKNPLSPTEHPGGVGVNNELFEESLEQFVTRVLS; via the exons ATGCCCGTCTACTCCTTCTACATCTTCGACCGTCATG CGGAATGCATCTACAAACGCCTCTGGCAGCCGCGCCCGACCTCGCTCGCCGGCAAGGCCTCGCGCTCCGGGTCAGACCTAGTAGGCCTCGGCCAGACGGTGCGATCGACAGACGACGACGCAAAACTGGTGTTTGGCACGGTGTTTTCCCTGCGGAACATGGTGCGCAAACTGGGgggcgaggaggacaa TTTTATCTCCTACACCACCAGCCAATACAAGCTCCACTACTACGAAACCCCGACCAATACCAAGTTCGTCATGCTCACCGACCTCAAGAGCCCCAGCATGCGCATCGCCTTGCAGCAGATCTACATCAATCTGTTCGTGGAATATG TGGTGAAAAACCCCCTGTCTCCGACCGAGCATCCCGGCGGCGTGGGTGTGAACAATGAGCTCTTTGAGGAATCGCTGGAACAGTTCGTC ACTCGGGTGCTGTCATAG